In Oryza sativa Japonica Group chromosome 3, ASM3414082v1, one DNA window encodes the following:
- the LOC4331406 gene encoding F-box protein At4g00755 — MVPVEMEVDDPRGWDFVDWVGPDASASIFRSLDDPADIVRAAAVSRSWRRFVVENEFSKSICLRICPEIANFTSAEEVSRSPPQPPHAESSHGVQRKALERDYRIYSYLSGALVSNSPSMDCILQCIGASSTDNFPDETIENTLIPHDRVKHRPSYWSSGGHDDPDTPETLTYRLNCDMCIVDEIKLQPFKAYFQYGHPIYSSKAVRFRMGHSKLPHGSDSFVTVEDENLMAIADENYVWTYTSPEFPMLQENVLQSFKLPRPVLCIGGIVKVELLGRVQKQEADDRYYICICHAQVRGRSLSPVFMVDTSDPAGYSVLKYLPDAKILRSEDAMLDDGSESLEWHSLVARYRRMRHLAIMNVLLGPEEFMDEDDIIGGVLMDEDDLGGMLEDDPFV, encoded by the exons ATGGTGCCCGTGGAGATGGAGGTGGACGACCCCCGCGGCTGGGACTTCGTCGACTGGGTCGGCCccgacgcctccgcctccatcttCCGCTCCCTCGACGACCCCGCCGAcatcgtccgcgccgccgccgtctcccgctcCTGGCGCCGATTCG TTGTTGAGAACGAATTCAGCAAGAGCATATGCTTGCGGATATGCCCGGAGATCGCCAATTTCACCAGCGCGGAGGAGGTGAGCAgatcgccgccgcagccgccgcacgCCGAGTCCAGCCATGGCGTCCAGCGCAAGGCCCTCGAGAGGGACTACAGGATCTACTCCTACCTCAGCGGCGCCCTCGTCTCCAACAGCCCCTCCATGGACTGCATCCTGCAATGCATCGGCGCCTCCAGCACCGACAACTTCCCCGACGAGACCATCGAGAACACGCTCATACCACACGATCGGGTCAAGCACCGCCCCTCCTACTGGTCCAGCGGCGGCCACGACGATCCCGACACACCAGAGACCTTGACGTACAGGCTCAACTGTGATATGTGCATCGTCGATGAGATCAAGCTGCAGCCATTCAAAG CTTATTTTCAGTATGGACATCCTATATACTCTTCAAAGGCAGTCAGATTCCGGATGGGCCATTCCAAGCTTCCTCATGGCTCGGATTCCTTTGTTACGGTCGAGGATGAGAATCTGATGGCAATTGCTGACGAGAATTATGTGTGGACTTACACTTCACCAGAGTTCCCCATGTTGCAG GAAAATGTGCTACAATCCTTCAAGCTTCCGCGCCCAGTCCTTTGCATTGGTGGTATAGTGAAGGTTGAACTATTGGGCAGAGTACAAAAACAGGAAGCAGATGATAGGTACTACATATG TATCTGCCATGCTCAAGTGAGAGGGCGTTCACTTTCTCCAGTTTTCATGGTTGATACCTCTGATCCTGCTGGTTATTCAGTCCTCAAGTACTTGCCGGATGCAAAAATCCTACGCTCCGAGGACGCAATGCTGGACGATGGCAGCGAATCGCTGGAGTGGCACTCACTTGTTGCTAGGTACAGGCGGATGAGGCATCTAGCGATAATGAATGTGCTTCTTGGACCTGAAGAGTTCATGGATGAAGATGATATTATAGGTGGCGTGTTAATGGATGAAGATGATTTAGGTGGTATGTTAGAGGACGACCCTTTTGTGTAG
- the LOC4331407 gene encoding protein ARABIDILLO 2 produces MSLWKHPAAAGDGEVVETVVELLARVRGMVPPALGAAGAAEGFPGRWKAIAAKLEGLPACLSDLSSHPCFAKNALCRELLQSVAATLAEAAELAARCREPPAAGKLQMQSAIDALAGKLDLNLRDCALLVKTGVLSDAFTPPPPTDEATSTATAAQADVRELLARLQIGHTEAKSLAVDGLLEALNKDEKSVLSVLGRANVAALVQLLTAPATKVREKAATVICQLAESGGCEGLLVSEGALPPLIRLAESGSLLGREKAVITLQRLSMSSDTARAIAGHGGARPLIEMCQTGDSISQSAAAGALKNLSAVPEVRQALADEGIVRVMVGLLDCGTVLGSKEHAADCLQNLTSSSDSFRRAVVSDGGLRSLLVYLDGPLPQESAVSALRNLVSAVSPDSLVSLGVLPRLAHVLRVGSTGAQQAAAAAICRISTTTDMKRVVGEHGCVPLLVRMLDAKSNGAREVAAQAMASLVGYPPNAREVRRDGKSVPCLVQLLDPSPANTAKKYAIACLLSLAAAKRCKKLMISHGAIGYLKKLSDMDVAGAKKLLERLERGKLRSLFSRD; encoded by the coding sequence ATGAGTCTATGGAAGCATCCGGCCGCGGCCGGAGACGGCGAGGTGGTGGAGACGGTggtcgagctgctcgcgcgcgTCCGGGGGATGGTGCCTCCGGCGCtgggcgcggccggcgcggcggagggctTCCCGGGGCGGTGGAAGGCGATCGCCGCGAAGCTGGAGGGGCTCCCGGCGTGCCTGTCCGACCTATCCAGCCACCCTTGCTTCGCCAAGAACGCGCTGTGCCGCGAGCTGCTGCAGTCGGTGGCCGCCACgctcgcggaggcggcggagctcgcgGCGCGGTGCCGGGAGCCGCCGGCTGCCGGGAAGCTGCAGATGCAGAGCGCCATCGACGCGCTCGCCGGTAAGCTGGACCTCAACCTCCGGGACTGCGCGCTGCTTGTCAAGACCGGCGTGCTGTCCGATGCcttcacgccgccgcctccgaccgacgaggcgacgtcgacggcgacggcggcgcaggcggacGTGCGTGAGCTGCTTGCGAGGCTGCAGATCGGGCACACCGAGGCGAAGAGCCTGGCggtggatggtcttctcgagGCGCTCAACAAGGACGAGAAGAGCGTCCTCTCGGTGCTTGGTCGCGCCAATGTCGCCGCTCTGGTGCAGCTGctcacggcgccggcgaccaagGTGCGGGAGAAGGCCGCCACGGTGATATGCCAGCTTGCGGAGTCCGGCGGCTGCGAGGGGCTACTCGTGTCGGAGggcgcgctgccgccgctcatCCGGTTGGCCGAGTCCGGCAGCCTCCTCGGCCGTGAGAAGGCCGTCATCACGCTGCAGCGCCTATCCATGTCATCTGACACcgcccgcgccattgccggGCACGGTGGCGCACGCCCGCTCATTGAGATGTGCCAGACCGGGGACTCCATCTCGCAgtccgcggcggccggcgcgctcAAGAACCTCTCGGCGGTGCCAGAAGTGCGGCAAGCATTGGCCGACGAAGGAATCGTCCGCGTCATGGTCGGCCTACTGGATTGCGGCACCGTGCTCGGCTCCAAGGAGCACGCCGCCGACTGCTTGCAGAACCTCACGTCGAGCAGCGACAGCTTCCGGCGCGCCGTCGTGTCGGACGGCGGGCTCCGCAGCCTGCTCGTGTACCTCGACGGCCCGCTGCCGCAGGAGTCCGCGGTGAGCGCGCTCCGGAACCTGGTGAGCGCGGTGTCCCCCGACAGCCTCGTGTCGCTCGGCGTGCTCCCGCGGCTGGCGCATGTGCTCAGGGTCGGGTCAACCGGCgcgcagcaggcggcggccgcggcgatctGCAGGATCTCCACCACCACGGACATGAAGCGCGTCGTCGGCGAGCACGGCTGCGTGCCGCTGCTGGTGCGGATGCTGGACGCCAAGTCGAACGGCGCGCGCGAGGTCGCGGCGCAGGCCATGGCGAGCCTCGTGGGCTACCCTCCCAACGCCAGGGAGGTGAGGAGGGACGGCAAGAGCGTGCCATGCCTGGTGCAGCTGCTCGACCCGAGCCCCGCGAACACGGCCAAGAAGTACGCCATCGCGTGCCTCCTGTCGCTCGCCGCGGCCAAGAGGTGCAAGAAGCTGATGATCTCGCACGGCGCCATTGGCTACCTCAAGAAGCTCTCCGACAtggacgtcgccggcgccaaGAAGCTTCTGGAGAGGCTGGAGCGCGGCAAGCTGCGCAGCCTCTTCAGTAGGGACTAA
- the LOC4331408 gene encoding peroxisomal membrane protein 11-1, whose product MSTLDATRAELGLVVLYLNKAEARDKICRAIQYGSKFISNGQPGTAQDVDRSTTLARKVFRLLKWVNDLHGLISPPAKGTPLTLVLLGKSKNALLSTFLFLDQFVWLGRTGIYKNKERTDRIVRISLYCWMASSVCAGLVELGELKRLSKSMRKLARELRDTDKYENDQYKSKMKQSDERLLALVKAAMDVVVAVGLLQLSPKKITPRVTGAFGFVTSLISCYQQLPSRAPAIKVKA is encoded by the exons ATGAGCACGTTAGATGCCACGCGAGCAGAGCTCGGCCTTGTTGTTCTGTACTTGAACAAAGCCGAGGCCAGGGACAAGATATGCAGGGCGATCCAATACGGCTCGAAGTTTATCAGTAACGGGCAGCCTGGCACGGCACAGGATGTCGACAGGTCCACCACCCTTGCTCGCAAAGTTTTCCGGCTTCTCAAG TGGGTCAATGATCTGCATGGTCTTATCAGCCCTCCTGCTAAGGGGACTCCTCTTACACTGGTCTTGCTTGGGAag TCCAAAAATGCGCTGCTCTCGACTTTCTTGTTCCTGGACCAATTTGTATGGTTGGGAAGAACAGGGATATACAAG AACAAGGAGCGCACAGACCGGATTGTAAGGATATCCCTCTACTGCTGGATGGCCTCTTCAGTCTGTGCAGGGCTAGTTGAG CTTGGAGAGCTTAAGAGGCTATCAAAATCAATGAGGAAGCTGGCGAGAGAGCTGAGGGATACTGACAAATATGAG AATGACCAGTACAAGAGCAAGATGAAACAGTCGGATGAACGGCTGCTAGCACTGGTGAAGGCGGCCATGGATGTTGTGGTGGCCGTAGGGCTTCTTCAGCTGTCACCCAAGAAGATCACTCCAAGGGTAACAGGGGCATTTGGATTCGTCACCTCACTCATTTCCTGCTATCAG CAACTTCCATCTCGTGCTCCCGCTATCAAAGTGAAGGCATGA
- the LOC4331409 gene encoding riboflavin biosynthesis protein PYRD, chloroplastic, producing the protein MRPYRNHLAFYHTNGSLDWGSLLCATDMASSLVSRTHLTPRPAAAASTASPCSARFAVRRRRGLVGGVRCQAQASDMDGHYMRRCVELARKAAGHTSPNPMVGCVVVRDGRVVGEGFHPKAGQPHAEVFALRDAGDLAENATAYVSLEPCNHYGRTPPCTEALINAKVKDVVVGMTDPNPIVASKGIERLRSAGIDVRLCVDEEASCRKLNEAYIHRMLTGKAFATLRTTLSMNGVVINQIGSGADQPEGYYSQLLKEYDGVIISSNFAKTNTLPVSREAGAKQPLYIIIAQCENSQLNIPFLKEERAAEAVVLSDSPITVEPAGVDVLVLDQMNLDAILQLLAQRGLCSVLVDFREAGGGIASLLNNFQDDKLVQKVVVELLPVWAVSKGPSDLAFGGSQSFPLKDVEHSEVNGSVLLQGYV; encoded by the exons ATGAGGCCGTACCGTAACCACCTCGCTTTCTATCACACAAACGGCTCGTTGGATTGGGGGAGTCTCCTCTGCGCGACGGACATGGCCTCCTCGCTCGTCTCGCGCACCCACCTcactccgcgccccgccgccgccgcctcgacggcCTCTCCTTGCAGCGCCCGCTTCGCGGtccggcggcgccgtggccTCGTCGGCGGTGTGCGGTGCCAGGCGCAGGCGAGCGACATGGACGGCCACTACATGCGGCGGTGCGTGGAGCTGGCGCGCAAGGCGGCCGGACACACCAGCCCTAACCCCATGGTCGGCTGTGTCGTTGTCCGCGACGGCCGCGTCGTCGGCGAGGGATTCCATCCCAAAGCCGGCCAGCCCCACGCCGAG GTGTTTGCTCTGAGAGATGCTGGGGATTTAGCAGAGAATGCAACAGCCTATGTGAGCTTAGAGCCCTGCAACCATTACGGGCGGACACCTCCCTGCACTGAAGCACTCATCAATGCCAAAGTTAAAGATGTTGTGGTGGGGATGACTGACCCAAATCCTATTGTGGCATCCAAGGGGATTGAAAGGCTCAGAAGCGCCGGGATAGATGTGAGGTTGTGCGTGGATGAAGAAGCGTCATGCCGCAAGCTAAATGAGGCTTACATCCATCGCATGCTTACTGGGAAGGCCTTTGCAACTTTAAG AACTACACTCTCGATGAATGGAGTTGTCATCAATCAGATTGGGAGTGGAGCTGATCAACCAGAAGGATACTACTCGCAGTTATTGAAAGAATACGATGGAGTAATAATTTCAAGCAATTTTGCCAAGACAAATACCTTGCCTGTATCCCGTGAAGCTGGTGCGAAGCAGCCTCTTTATATCATCATAGCGCAGTGCGAAAATTCCCAATTAAACATTCCGTTTCTCAAAGAAGAGCGTGCAGCCGAGGCAGTAGTTCTGTCGGATAGTCCTATCACTGTGGAGCCAGCAGGAGTTGATGTTTTAGTCCTTGATCAGATGAACCTGGATGCCATTCTTCAACTTCTTGCACAACGAGGGCTATGTAGTGTGCTGGTGGATTTCAGGGAGGCTGGAGGAGGCATTGCATCACTTCTGAACAATTTTCAGGATGACAAGCTGGTACAGAAGGTTGTTGTGGAGCTCCTGCCTGTCTGGGCGGTCAGCAAAGGGCCGAGCGACCTGGCGTTTGGTGGGAGCCAGTCATTTCCACTGAAGGATGTGGAGCACAGTGAGGTAAATGGATCCGTGCTGCTTCAGGGCTATGTGTAA
- the LOC112936006 gene encoding xyloglucan endotransglucosylase/hydrolase protein 31 gives MASESECVAVAEPPHVHVHLHPDGTEPLAHIAVDYCPEACHHASEDGEIHVTYDDRGGARWRSRCRFLPGGAVAATIRAPAGDTAGLNYNLYLSSLEGSRDMDEIDFEFLGHDKCAVQTNFHVAGGGGREQIHVLPFDSSDGFHHYAIAWGADAIEWRIDGELIRREERVAGEPWPEKPMFLYASVWDASHINDGKWTGTYHGRDAPYVCSYRDIRVPLALSLEDEEDPYKCACVGDASAAIAAADAAEQVDAGDAPAAAAAADAAEEVDAGDAPAATAAADVAEQVDAGDVPASAAAADAVKEVDAGAGKD, from the coding sequence ATGGCGTCGGAATCCGAATGCGTCGCCGTTGCTGAGCCGCCGCACGTGCACGTGCACCTGCACCCCGACGGCACGGAGCCACTGGCCCACATCGCCGTCGACTACTGCCCCGAGGCCTGCCACCACGCCTCCGAGGACGGCGAGATCCACGTCACCTACGacgaccgcggcggcgcgcgctggCGGTCCCGCTGCCGCTTCCTCccaggcggcgccgtcgccgccaccatccgCGCGCCGGCCGGGGACACCGCCGGCCTCAACTACAACCTCTACCTCTCCTCCCTCGAGGGCTCCCGCGACATGGACGAGATCGACTTCGAGTTCCTCGGCCACGACAAGTGCGCCGTGCAGACCAActtccacgtcgccggcggcggcgggagggagcAGATCCACGTCCTCCCGTTCGACTCCTCCGACGGATTCCACCACTACGCCATCGCCTGGGGCGCCGACGCCATCGAGTGGCGCATCGACGGCGAGCTGATCCGGAGGGAggagcgcgtcgccggcgagccgtGGCCGGAGAAACCCATGTTCCTGTACGCGTCCGTGTGGGACGCCAGCCACATCAACGACGGGAAGTGGACCGGCACCTACCACGGCCGCGACGCGCCATACGTCTGCAGCTACAGGGATATCAGGGTGCCCCTTGCGCTCTCGTTGGAAGACGAGGAAGATCCATACAAGTGTGCATGTGTAGGAGATGCGTCtgctgccatcgccgccgccgatgctgcGGAACAGGTGGATGCTGGAGATgcgcctgctgccgccgccgccgctgatgcTGCGGAAGAGGTGGATGCCGGGGATGCGCCTGCTGCCACCGCGGCCGCCGATGTTGCGGAACAGGTGGATGCCGGAGATGTGcctgcttccgccgccgccgctgatgcTGTGAAAGAGGTGGACGCCGGAGCTGGTAAAGATTAG